A genomic region of Thermoproteota archaeon contains the following coding sequences:
- a CDS encoding recombinase RecB: MRSSMNAAKAILRSMGFEIVGERIPIRRGGFEISDVDIMASKEGELYAVEVKSGRLDVGGVRQAYVNSLLVNAKPLVVCRGFADPSAEILAKELEIEVIVLEDLFLSDPEELRSIIREEIRRGIMEVLPAVINPPELESVDLNVLRAIASTEGFKEAAEILKVTEDDLGRELGRMRRQGKIPRWVRDYSELKEWAISLLKSHGETFSRRSTDKE, translated from the coding sequence TTGAGGAGCTCGATGAATGCAGCTAAGGCGATCCTGAGATCGATGGGTTTCGAGATCGTTGGGGAGAGGATCCCGATCAGGAGGGGAGGCTTCGAGATAAGCGATGTGGACATCATGGCCTCAAAAGAAGGTGAACTTTACGCGGTGGAGGTCAAGAGCGGCAGGCTGGACGTTGGAGGGGTGAGGCAAGCTTATGTAAACTCCCTCTTGGTAAATGCGAAGCCCTTAGTCGTCTGTAGGGGATTCGCAGATCCTTCAGCTGAGATTCTAGCAAAGGAGCTGGAGATAGAGGTGATAGTGCTTGAAGACCTCTTCTTGTCCGACCCAGAGGAGTTGAGATCCATCATAAGGGAAGAGATAAGGAGGGGGATCATGGAAGTACTACCCGCGGTGATCAATCCCCCTGAACTGGAATCCGTGGACTTGAATGTGCTCAGGGCGATAGCCTCCACGGAAGGGTTCAAAGAGGCTGCTGAGATCCTCAAGGTCACTGAAGACGATCTGGGTAGGGAACTGGGAAGGATGAGGCGTCAGGGGAAGATACCTAGGTGGGTGAGGGATTACTCCGAGCTGAAGGAGTGGGCCATCTCCCTCCTGAAATCCCATGGGGAAACTTTTTCTCGTAGATCCACTGATAAAGAGTGA
- a CDS encoding YbhB/YbcL family Raf kinase inhibitor-like protein has protein sequence MSFTLKSVFANGERIPIKYTCDGEDISPPLSWEGQPEGVVSYVLIVEDPDAPIGTFTHWVMYNIPGKMTSLPEGVPKQKETELGMQGINDFRRVGYGGPCPPPGKPHRYFFKLYALDSTLDLPPGARKRDVIEAMKGHVLAQSQIMGIYGRG, from the coding sequence TTGTCCTTCACCTTGAAGTCCGTGTTCGCGAATGGCGAAAGGATCCCCATCAAATACACCTGCGATGGGGAGGACATATCTCCGCCCCTGAGCTGGGAGGGTCAGCCCGAGGGTGTCGTGAGCTACGTGTTGATAGTGGAGGATCCCGACGCCCCGATTGGCACGTTCACCCACTGGGTCATGTACAACATACCTGGCAAGATGACCTCGCTACCAGAGGGTGTCCCCAAACAGAAGGAAACGGAGCTCGGCATGCAGGGGATCAACGATTTCAGGAGAGTAGGTTACGGTGGACCCTGTCCTCCACCCGGGAAGCCCCACAGGTACTTCTTCAAGCTGTACGCCCTTGACTCCACCTTGGACCTCCCCCCAGGTGCGAGGAAGAGGGATGTCATCGAGGCCATGAAGGGTCATGTGCTGGCCCAATCCCAGATCATGGGCATCTACGGCAGGGGTTGA
- a CDS encoding aspartate aminotransferase family protein, whose product MGRLSREDVIRFSDQYMMTNVARWWKDDPVVIESGKGAILRDMDGREYIDLHAMHAVASQGYSHPKIIQAVKEQLEKVFVVATDFYNEPQALLAKKLAEITPPKLKRSFFVNSGAEAVETATLLAKRATGRPGIIALWGAFHGRTHMPRTLTGFSKYKKGMGPFPYGVMHLPNYYCYRCPLGLEYPSCNLQCARMLDDALKYAAPEEVAAFIAEPIQGTAGNIVPPPDYFRIIKNILDQYDILFIADEVITGFGRTGKLFAIEHFGVEPDIMTMAKALGGGFPVSAAIASEEVGTAFKPLDHYSTYGGNPLAMAAALAAIEVIEEENLVEKSAKNGEYMLKRLRELMDKHELIGEVDGKGLLIGLELVKDRETKEPAVEEAAKFRIELRKRGVIIGPPGWTGSRIRINPPLVITKEQVDRAIEAIDEALTVIERE is encoded by the coding sequence ATGGGTAGACTCTCTAGAGAGGATGTGATCCGATTTTCCGACCAGTATATGATGACCAACGTGGCTAGGTGGTGGAAGGACGATCCAGTGGTCATAGAGTCAGGTAAGGGGGCAATTCTCAGAGATATGGATGGGAGGGAGTACATAGATCTCCATGCCATGCATGCGGTCGCCTCTCAGGGCTACTCTCATCCCAAGATAATTCAGGCGGTTAAGGAACAGCTTGAGAAGGTTTTCGTGGTAGCGACTGACTTTTATAACGAGCCCCAAGCCCTCCTCGCCAAGAAGCTTGCTGAGATAACCCCTCCAAAGCTCAAGAGGAGCTTTTTCGTGAATTCGGGGGCCGAAGCGGTTGAGACGGCCACCCTCCTCGCCAAGAGGGCCACCGGAAGGCCTGGAATTATAGCTCTGTGGGGTGCCTTCCATGGCAGGACCCACATGCCGAGGACCCTGACGGGTTTCTCGAAGTACAAGAAGGGCATGGGTCCCTTCCCTTATGGGGTGATGCATCTCCCCAACTACTACTGCTACAGGTGTCCCCTCGGCTTGGAGTATCCGAGCTGCAACCTTCAGTGCGCTAGGATGCTCGACGATGCCTTGAAATACGCTGCTCCTGAGGAAGTAGCGGCCTTCATAGCGGAGCCCATTCAGGGTACAGCCGGGAACATAGTTCCCCCGCCCGACTACTTCAGGATAATCAAGAACATCCTCGATCAGTACGACATCCTCTTCATCGCGGACGAGGTGATCACCGGCTTCGGTAGGACCGGGAAGCTCTTCGCTATAGAGCACTTCGGGGTGGAACCCGACATAATGACCATGGCCAAGGCTCTCGGGGGAGGTTTCCCGGTTTCCGCAGCTATAGCTAGTGAGGAGGTGGGTACGGCCTTCAAGCCTCTGGACCATTACTCCACCTATGGGGGCAATCCGCTCGCTATGGCAGCGGCCCTCGCAGCCATAGAGGTCATAGAGGAGGAGAACTTGGTGGAGAAGTCGGCTAAGAACGGGGAATACATGTTAAAAAGGCTCAGGGAGCTCATGGACAAACACGAGTTGATAGGGGAAGTGGACGGCAAGGGATTGCTCATCGGCTTGGAACTCGTTAAGGACAGGGAAACGAAGGAACCAGCAGTGGAAGAGGCGGCCAAGTTCAGAATAGAACTCAGGAAGAGAGGTGTTATAATAGGCCCGCCGGGATGGACTGGTTCCAGAATTAGGATAAATCCGCCACTCGTGATCACTAAGGAGCAGGTAGACCGCGCGATAGAGGCCATCGACGAAGCGCTCACGGTTATAGAGAGAGAATGA